A window of Nomascus leucogenys isolate Asia chromosome X, Asia_NLE_v1, whole genome shotgun sequence contains these coding sequences:
- the PORCN gene encoding protein-serine O-palmitoleoyltransferase porcupine isoform X5 has protein sequence MATFSRQEFFQQLLQGCLLPTAQQGLDQIWLLLAICLACRLLWRLGLPSYLKHASTVAGGFFSLYHFFQLHMVWVVLLSLLCYLVLFLCRHSSHRGVFLSVTILIYLLMGEMHMVDTVTWHKMRGAQMIVAMKAVSLGFDLDRGEVGTVPSPVEFMGYLYFVGTIVFGPWISFHSYLQAVQGRPLSCRWLQKVARSLALALLCLVLSTCVGPYLFPYFIPLDGDRLLRNKKRKARGTMVRWLRAYESAVSFHFSNYFVGFLSEATATLAGAGFTEEKDHLEWDLTVSKPLNVELPRSMVEVVTSWNLPMSYWLNNYVFKNALRLGTFSAVLVTYAASALLHGFSFHLAAVLLSLAFITYVEHVLRKRLARILSACVLSKRCPPDCSHQHRLGLGVRALNLLFGALAIFHLAYLGSLFDVDVDDTTEEQGYGMAYTVHKWSELSWASHWVTFGCWIFYRLIG, from the exons ATGGCCACCTTCAGCCGCCAGGAATTTTTCCAGCAGCTACTGCAAGGCTGTCTCCTGCCTACTGCCCAGCAGGGCCTTGACCAGATCTGGCTGCTCCTTGCCATCTGCCTCGCCTGCCGCCTCCTCTGGAGGCTCG GGTTGCCATCCTACCTGAAGCATGCAAGCACCGTGGCAGGCGGGTTCTTCAGCCTCTACCACTTCTTCCAGCTGCACATGGTTTGGGTCGTGCTGCTCAGCCTCCTGTGCTACCTCGTGCTGTTCCTCTGCCGACATTCCTCCCATCGAGGCGTCTTCCTCTCCGTCACCATCCTCATCTACCTACTTATGGG TGAGATGCACATGGTAGACACTGTGACATGGCACAAGATGCGAG GGGCACAGATGATTGTGGCCATGAAGGCAGTGTCTCTGGGCTTCGACCTGGACCGGGGCGAGGTGGGTACGGTGCCCTCGCCAGTGGAGTTCATGGGCTACCTCTACTTCGTGGGCACCATCGTCTTCGGGCCCTGGATATCCTTCCACAGCTACCTACAAGCTGTCCAAGGCCGCCCACTG AGCTGCCGATGGCTGCAGAAGGTGGCCCGGAGCCTGGCACTGGCCCTGCTGTGCCTTGTGCTGTCCACTTGCGTGGGCCCCTACCTCTTCCCGTACTTCATCCCCCTTGATGGTGACCGCCTCCTTCGCAA CAAGAAACGCAAAGCCAG GGGCACCATGGTAAG GTGGCTGCGAGCCTACGAGAGTGCTGTCTCCTTCCACTTCAGCAACTATTTTGTGGGCTTTCTTTCCGAGGCCACAGCCACGTTGGCAGGGGCTGGCTTTACCGAGGAGAAGGATCACCTGGAATG GGACCTGACGGTGTCCAAGCCACTGAATGTGGAGCTGCCTCGGTCAATGGTGGAAGTTGTCACAAGCTGGAACCTGCCCATGTCTTATTGGCTAAATAACT ATGTTTTCAAGAATGCTCTCCGCCTGGGGACCTTCTCGGCTGTGCTGGTCACCTATGCAGCCAGCGCCCTCCTACAT GGCTTCAGTTTCCACCTGGCTGCAGTCCTGCTGTCCCTGGCTTTTATCACTTATGTGGAGCATG tcCTCCGGAAGCGCCTGGCTCGGATCCTCAGTGCCTGTGTCTTGTCAAAGCGGTGCCCGCCAGACTGTTCGCACCAGCATCGCTTG GGCCTGGGGGTGCGAGCCTTAAACTTGCTCTTTGGAGCTCTGGCCATCTTCCACCTGGCCTACCTGGGCTCCCTGTTTGATGT
- the PORCN gene encoding protein-serine O-palmitoleoyltransferase porcupine isoform X1 — protein MPLHGLGSPKLKCECQSPSLKRGLRHGHPLPLCPCFDRSIHLAIHPWGSAMATFSRQEFFQQLLQGCLLPTAQQGLDQIWLLLAICLACRLLWRLGLPSYLKHASTVAGGFFSLYHFFQLHMVWVVLLSLLCYLVLFLCRHSSHRGVFLSVTILIYLLMGEMHMVDTVTWHKMRGAQMIVAMKAVSLGFDLDRGEVGTVPSPVEFMGYLYFVGTIVFGPWISFHSYLQAVQGRPLSCRWLQKVARSLALALLCLVLSTCVGPYLFPYFIPLDGDRLLRNKKRKARGTMVRWLRAYESAVSFHFSNYFVGFLSEATATLAGAGFTEEKDHLEWDLTVSKPLNVELPRSMVEVVTSWNLPMSYWLNNYVFKNALRLGTFSAVLVTYAASALLHGFSFHLAAVLLSLAFITYVEHVLRKRLARILSACVLSKRCPPDCSHQHRLGLGVRALNLLFGALAIFHLAYLGSLFDVDVDDTTEEQGYGMAYTVHKWSELSWASHWVTFGCWIFYRLIG, from the exons ATGCCTCTACATGGGTTGGGCAGCCCCAAACTGAAATGTGAGTGCCAGAGTCCATCCCTTAAGCGAGGTCTGCGCCACGGACACCCGCTCCCTCTGTGTCCCTGCTTTGACAGATCTATCCATCTGGCCATCCATCCGTGGGGGTCCGCAATGGCCACCTTCAGCCGCCAGGAATTTTTCCAGCAGCTACTGCAAGGCTGTCTCCTGCCTACTGCCCAGCAGGGCCTTGACCAGATCTGGCTGCTCCTTGCCATCTGCCTCGCCTGCCGCCTCCTCTGGAGGCTCG GGTTGCCATCCTACCTGAAGCATGCAAGCACCGTGGCAGGCGGGTTCTTCAGCCTCTACCACTTCTTCCAGCTGCACATGGTTTGGGTCGTGCTGCTCAGCCTCCTGTGCTACCTCGTGCTGTTCCTCTGCCGACATTCCTCCCATCGAGGCGTCTTCCTCTCCGTCACCATCCTCATCTACCTACTTATGGG TGAGATGCACATGGTAGACACTGTGACATGGCACAAGATGCGAG GGGCACAGATGATTGTGGCCATGAAGGCAGTGTCTCTGGGCTTCGACCTGGACCGGGGCGAGGTGGGTACGGTGCCCTCGCCAGTGGAGTTCATGGGCTACCTCTACTTCGTGGGCACCATCGTCTTCGGGCCCTGGATATCCTTCCACAGCTACCTACAAGCTGTCCAAGGCCGCCCACTG AGCTGCCGATGGCTGCAGAAGGTGGCCCGGAGCCTGGCACTGGCCCTGCTGTGCCTTGTGCTGTCCACTTGCGTGGGCCCCTACCTCTTCCCGTACTTCATCCCCCTTGATGGTGACCGCCTCCTTCGCAA CAAGAAACGCAAAGCCAG GGGCACCATGGTAAG GTGGCTGCGAGCCTACGAGAGTGCTGTCTCCTTCCACTTCAGCAACTATTTTGTGGGCTTTCTTTCCGAGGCCACAGCCACGTTGGCAGGGGCTGGCTTTACCGAGGAGAAGGATCACCTGGAATG GGACCTGACGGTGTCCAAGCCACTGAATGTGGAGCTGCCTCGGTCAATGGTGGAAGTTGTCACAAGCTGGAACCTGCCCATGTCTTATTGGCTAAATAACT ATGTTTTCAAGAATGCTCTCCGCCTGGGGACCTTCTCGGCTGTGCTGGTCACCTATGCAGCCAGCGCCCTCCTACAT GGCTTCAGTTTCCACCTGGCTGCAGTCCTGCTGTCCCTGGCTTTTATCACTTATGTGGAGCATG tcCTCCGGAAGCGCCTGGCTCGGATCCTCAGTGCCTGTGTCTTGTCAAAGCGGTGCCCGCCAGACTGTTCGCACCAGCATCGCTTG GGCCTGGGGGTGCGAGCCTTAAACTTGCTCTTTGGAGCTCTGGCCATCTTCCACCTGGCCTACCTGGGCTCCCTGTTTGATGT
- the PORCN gene encoding protein-serine O-palmitoleoyltransferase porcupine isoform X2, with translation MPLHGLGSPKLKCECQSPSLKRGLRHGHPLPLCPCFDRSIHLAIHPWGSAMATFSRQEFFQQLLQGCLLPTAQQGLDQIWLLLAICLACRLLWRLGLPSYLKHASTVAGGFFSLYHFFQLHMVWVVLLSLLCYLVLFLCRHSSHRGVFLSVTILIYLLMGEMHMVDTVTWHKMRGAQMIVAMKAVSLGFDLDRGEVGTVPSPVEFMGYLYFVGTIVFGPWISFHSYLQAVQGRPLSCRWLQKVARSLALALLCLVLSTCVGPYLFPYFIPLDGDRLLRKWLRAYESAVSFHFSNYFVGFLSEATATLAGAGFTEEKDHLEWDLTVSKPLNVELPRSMVEVVTSWNLPMSYWLNNYVFKNALRLGTFSAVLVTYAASALLHGFSFHLAAVLLSLAFITYVEHVLRKRLARILSACVLSKRCPPDCSHQHRLGLGVRALNLLFGALAIFHLAYLGSLFDVDVDDTTEEQGYGMAYTVHKWSELSWASHWVTFGCWIFYRLIG, from the exons ATGCCTCTACATGGGTTGGGCAGCCCCAAACTGAAATGTGAGTGCCAGAGTCCATCCCTTAAGCGAGGTCTGCGCCACGGACACCCGCTCCCTCTGTGTCCCTGCTTTGACAGATCTATCCATCTGGCCATCCATCCGTGGGGGTCCGCAATGGCCACCTTCAGCCGCCAGGAATTTTTCCAGCAGCTACTGCAAGGCTGTCTCCTGCCTACTGCCCAGCAGGGCCTTGACCAGATCTGGCTGCTCCTTGCCATCTGCCTCGCCTGCCGCCTCCTCTGGAGGCTCG GGTTGCCATCCTACCTGAAGCATGCAAGCACCGTGGCAGGCGGGTTCTTCAGCCTCTACCACTTCTTCCAGCTGCACATGGTTTGGGTCGTGCTGCTCAGCCTCCTGTGCTACCTCGTGCTGTTCCTCTGCCGACATTCCTCCCATCGAGGCGTCTTCCTCTCCGTCACCATCCTCATCTACCTACTTATGGG TGAGATGCACATGGTAGACACTGTGACATGGCACAAGATGCGAG GGGCACAGATGATTGTGGCCATGAAGGCAGTGTCTCTGGGCTTCGACCTGGACCGGGGCGAGGTGGGTACGGTGCCCTCGCCAGTGGAGTTCATGGGCTACCTCTACTTCGTGGGCACCATCGTCTTCGGGCCCTGGATATCCTTCCACAGCTACCTACAAGCTGTCCAAGGCCGCCCACTG AGCTGCCGATGGCTGCAGAAGGTGGCCCGGAGCCTGGCACTGGCCCTGCTGTGCCTTGTGCTGTCCACTTGCGTGGGCCCCTACCTCTTCCCGTACTTCATCCCCCTTGATGGTGACCGCCTCCTTCGCAA GTGGCTGCGAGCCTACGAGAGTGCTGTCTCCTTCCACTTCAGCAACTATTTTGTGGGCTTTCTTTCCGAGGCCACAGCCACGTTGGCAGGGGCTGGCTTTACCGAGGAGAAGGATCACCTGGAATG GGACCTGACGGTGTCCAAGCCACTGAATGTGGAGCTGCCTCGGTCAATGGTGGAAGTTGTCACAAGCTGGAACCTGCCCATGTCTTATTGGCTAAATAACT ATGTTTTCAAGAATGCTCTCCGCCTGGGGACCTTCTCGGCTGTGCTGGTCACCTATGCAGCCAGCGCCCTCCTACAT GGCTTCAGTTTCCACCTGGCTGCAGTCCTGCTGTCCCTGGCTTTTATCACTTATGTGGAGCATG tcCTCCGGAAGCGCCTGGCTCGGATCCTCAGTGCCTGTGTCTTGTCAAAGCGGTGCCCGCCAGACTGTTCGCACCAGCATCGCTTG GGCCTGGGGGTGCGAGCCTTAAACTTGCTCTTTGGAGCTCTGGCCATCTTCCACCTGGCCTACCTGGGCTCCCTGTTTGATGT
- the PORCN gene encoding protein-serine O-palmitoleoyltransferase porcupine isoform X4: protein MYAIPSPSDWTVHSTGETEVLHSLQVTGYLSIWPSIRGGPQWPPSAARNFSSSYCKAVSCLLPSRALTRSGCSLPSASPAASSGGSLHMVWVVLLSLLCYLVLFLCRHSSHRGVFLSVTILIYLLMGEMHMVDTVTWHKMRGAQMIVAMKAVSLGFDLDRGEVGTVPSPVEFMGYLYFVGTIVFGPWISFHSYLQAVQGRPLSCRWLQKVARSLALALLCLVLSTCVGPYLFPYFIPLDGDRLLRNKKRKARGTMVRWLRAYESAVSFHFSNYFVGFLSEATATLAGAGFTEEKDHLEWDLTVSKPLNVELPRSMVEVVTSWNLPMSYWLNNYVFKNALRLGTFSAVLVTYAASALLHGFSFHLAAVLLSLAFITYVEHVLRKRLARILSACVLSKRCPPDCSHQHRLGLGVRALNLLFGALAIFHLAYLGSLFDVDVDDTTEEQGYGMAYTVHKWSELSWASHWVTFGCWIFYRLIG from the exons ATGTATGCCATCCCATCACCATCGGACTGGACTGTTCACAGCACTGGAGAGACAGAGGTCCTTCATTCACTCCAGGTCACAGGCT ATCTATCCATCTGGCCATCCATCCGTGGGGGTCCGCAATGGCCACCTTCAGCCGCCAGGAATTTTTCCAGCAGCTACTGCAAGGCTGTCTCCTGCCTACTGCCCAGCAGGGCCTTGACCAGATCTGGCTGCTCCTTGCCATCTGCCTCGCCTGCCGCCTCCTCTGGAGGCTCG CTGCACATGGTTTGGGTCGTGCTGCTCAGCCTCCTGTGCTACCTCGTGCTGTTCCTCTGCCGACATTCCTCCCATCGAGGCGTCTTCCTCTCCGTCACCATCCTCATCTACCTACTTATGGG TGAGATGCACATGGTAGACACTGTGACATGGCACAAGATGCGAG GGGCACAGATGATTGTGGCCATGAAGGCAGTGTCTCTGGGCTTCGACCTGGACCGGGGCGAGGTGGGTACGGTGCCCTCGCCAGTGGAGTTCATGGGCTACCTCTACTTCGTGGGCACCATCGTCTTCGGGCCCTGGATATCCTTCCACAGCTACCTACAAGCTGTCCAAGGCCGCCCACTG AGCTGCCGATGGCTGCAGAAGGTGGCCCGGAGCCTGGCACTGGCCCTGCTGTGCCTTGTGCTGTCCACTTGCGTGGGCCCCTACCTCTTCCCGTACTTCATCCCCCTTGATGGTGACCGCCTCCTTCGCAA CAAGAAACGCAAAGCCAG GGGCACCATGGTAAG GTGGCTGCGAGCCTACGAGAGTGCTGTCTCCTTCCACTTCAGCAACTATTTTGTGGGCTTTCTTTCCGAGGCCACAGCCACGTTGGCAGGGGCTGGCTTTACCGAGGAGAAGGATCACCTGGAATG GGACCTGACGGTGTCCAAGCCACTGAATGTGGAGCTGCCTCGGTCAATGGTGGAAGTTGTCACAAGCTGGAACCTGCCCATGTCTTATTGGCTAAATAACT ATGTTTTCAAGAATGCTCTCCGCCTGGGGACCTTCTCGGCTGTGCTGGTCACCTATGCAGCCAGCGCCCTCCTACAT GGCTTCAGTTTCCACCTGGCTGCAGTCCTGCTGTCCCTGGCTTTTATCACTTATGTGGAGCATG tcCTCCGGAAGCGCCTGGCTCGGATCCTCAGTGCCTGTGTCTTGTCAAAGCGGTGCCCGCCAGACTGTTCGCACCAGCATCGCTTG GGCCTGGGGGTGCGAGCCTTAAACTTGCTCTTTGGAGCTCTGGCCATCTTCCACCTGGCCTACCTGGGCTCCCTGTTTGATGT
- the PORCN gene encoding protein-serine O-palmitoleoyltransferase porcupine isoform X6, giving the protein MATFSRQEFFQQLLQGCLLPTAQQGLDQIWLLLAICLACRLLWRLGLPSYLKHASTVAGGFFSLYHFFQLHMVWVVLLSLLCYLVLFLCRHSSHRGVFLSVTILIYLLMGEMHMVDTVTWHKMRGAQMIVAMKAVSLGFDLDRGEVGTVPSPVEFMGYLYFVGTIVFGPWISFHSYLQAVQGRPLSCRWLQKVARSLALALLCLVLSTCVGPYLFPYFIPLDGDRLLRKWLRAYESAVSFHFSNYFVGFLSEATATLAGAGFTEEKDHLEWDLTVSKPLNVELPRSMVEVVTSWNLPMSYWLNNYVFKNALRLGTFSAVLVTYAASALLHGFSFHLAAVLLSLAFITYVEHVLRKRLARILSACVLSKRCPPDCSHQHRLGLGVRALNLLFGALAIFHLAYLGSLFDVDVDDTTEEQGYGMAYTVHKWSELSWASHWVTFGCWIFYRLIG; this is encoded by the exons ATGGCCACCTTCAGCCGCCAGGAATTTTTCCAGCAGCTACTGCAAGGCTGTCTCCTGCCTACTGCCCAGCAGGGCCTTGACCAGATCTGGCTGCTCCTTGCCATCTGCCTCGCCTGCCGCCTCCTCTGGAGGCTCG GGTTGCCATCCTACCTGAAGCATGCAAGCACCGTGGCAGGCGGGTTCTTCAGCCTCTACCACTTCTTCCAGCTGCACATGGTTTGGGTCGTGCTGCTCAGCCTCCTGTGCTACCTCGTGCTGTTCCTCTGCCGACATTCCTCCCATCGAGGCGTCTTCCTCTCCGTCACCATCCTCATCTACCTACTTATGGG TGAGATGCACATGGTAGACACTGTGACATGGCACAAGATGCGAG GGGCACAGATGATTGTGGCCATGAAGGCAGTGTCTCTGGGCTTCGACCTGGACCGGGGCGAGGTGGGTACGGTGCCCTCGCCAGTGGAGTTCATGGGCTACCTCTACTTCGTGGGCACCATCGTCTTCGGGCCCTGGATATCCTTCCACAGCTACCTACAAGCTGTCCAAGGCCGCCCACTG AGCTGCCGATGGCTGCAGAAGGTGGCCCGGAGCCTGGCACTGGCCCTGCTGTGCCTTGTGCTGTCCACTTGCGTGGGCCCCTACCTCTTCCCGTACTTCATCCCCCTTGATGGTGACCGCCTCCTTCGCAA GTGGCTGCGAGCCTACGAGAGTGCTGTCTCCTTCCACTTCAGCAACTATTTTGTGGGCTTTCTTTCCGAGGCCACAGCCACGTTGGCAGGGGCTGGCTTTACCGAGGAGAAGGATCACCTGGAATG GGACCTGACGGTGTCCAAGCCACTGAATGTGGAGCTGCCTCGGTCAATGGTGGAAGTTGTCACAAGCTGGAACCTGCCCATGTCTTATTGGCTAAATAACT ATGTTTTCAAGAATGCTCTCCGCCTGGGGACCTTCTCGGCTGTGCTGGTCACCTATGCAGCCAGCGCCCTCCTACAT GGCTTCAGTTTCCACCTGGCTGCAGTCCTGCTGTCCCTGGCTTTTATCACTTATGTGGAGCATG tcCTCCGGAAGCGCCTGGCTCGGATCCTCAGTGCCTGTGTCTTGTCAAAGCGGTGCCCGCCAGACTGTTCGCACCAGCATCGCTTG GGCCTGGGGGTGCGAGCCTTAAACTTGCTCTTTGGAGCTCTGGCCATCTTCCACCTGGCCTACCTGGGCTCCCTGTTTGATGT
- the PORCN gene encoding protein-serine O-palmitoleoyltransferase porcupine isoform X3, producing the protein MPSHHHRTGLFTALERQRSIHLAIHPWGSAMATFSRQEFFQQLLQGCLLPTAQQGLDQIWLLLAICLACRLLWRLGLPSYLKHASTVAGGFFSLYHFFQLHMVWVVLLSLLCYLVLFLCRHSSHRGVFLSVTILIYLLMGEMHMVDTVTWHKMRGAQMIVAMKAVSLGFDLDRGEVGTVPSPVEFMGYLYFVGTIVFGPWISFHSYLQAVQGRPLSCRWLQKVARSLALALLCLVLSTCVGPYLFPYFIPLDGDRLLRNKKRKARGTMVRWLRAYESAVSFHFSNYFVGFLSEATATLAGAGFTEEKDHLEWDLTVSKPLNVELPRSMVEVVTSWNLPMSYWLNNYVFKNALRLGTFSAVLVTYAASALLHGFSFHLAAVLLSLAFITYVEHVLRKRLARILSACVLSKRCPPDCSHQHRLGLGVRALNLLFGALAIFHLAYLGSLFDVDVDDTTEEQGYGMAYTVHKWSELSWASHWVTFGCWIFYRLIG; encoded by the exons ATGCCATCCCATCACCATCGGACTGGACTGTTCACAGCACTGGAGAGACAGAG ATCTATCCATCTGGCCATCCATCCGTGGGGGTCCGCAATGGCCACCTTCAGCCGCCAGGAATTTTTCCAGCAGCTACTGCAAGGCTGTCTCCTGCCTACTGCCCAGCAGGGCCTTGACCAGATCTGGCTGCTCCTTGCCATCTGCCTCGCCTGCCGCCTCCTCTGGAGGCTCG GGTTGCCATCCTACCTGAAGCATGCAAGCACCGTGGCAGGCGGGTTCTTCAGCCTCTACCACTTCTTCCAGCTGCACATGGTTTGGGTCGTGCTGCTCAGCCTCCTGTGCTACCTCGTGCTGTTCCTCTGCCGACATTCCTCCCATCGAGGCGTCTTCCTCTCCGTCACCATCCTCATCTACCTACTTATGGG TGAGATGCACATGGTAGACACTGTGACATGGCACAAGATGCGAG GGGCACAGATGATTGTGGCCATGAAGGCAGTGTCTCTGGGCTTCGACCTGGACCGGGGCGAGGTGGGTACGGTGCCCTCGCCAGTGGAGTTCATGGGCTACCTCTACTTCGTGGGCACCATCGTCTTCGGGCCCTGGATATCCTTCCACAGCTACCTACAAGCTGTCCAAGGCCGCCCACTG AGCTGCCGATGGCTGCAGAAGGTGGCCCGGAGCCTGGCACTGGCCCTGCTGTGCCTTGTGCTGTCCACTTGCGTGGGCCCCTACCTCTTCCCGTACTTCATCCCCCTTGATGGTGACCGCCTCCTTCGCAA CAAGAAACGCAAAGCCAG GGGCACCATGGTAAG GTGGCTGCGAGCCTACGAGAGTGCTGTCTCCTTCCACTTCAGCAACTATTTTGTGGGCTTTCTTTCCGAGGCCACAGCCACGTTGGCAGGGGCTGGCTTTACCGAGGAGAAGGATCACCTGGAATG GGACCTGACGGTGTCCAAGCCACTGAATGTGGAGCTGCCTCGGTCAATGGTGGAAGTTGTCACAAGCTGGAACCTGCCCATGTCTTATTGGCTAAATAACT ATGTTTTCAAGAATGCTCTCCGCCTGGGGACCTTCTCGGCTGTGCTGGTCACCTATGCAGCCAGCGCCCTCCTACAT GGCTTCAGTTTCCACCTGGCTGCAGTCCTGCTGTCCCTGGCTTTTATCACTTATGTGGAGCATG tcCTCCGGAAGCGCCTGGCTCGGATCCTCAGTGCCTGTGTCTTGTCAAAGCGGTGCCCGCCAGACTGTTCGCACCAGCATCGCTTG GGCCTGGGGGTGCGAGCCTTAAACTTGCTCTTTGGAGCTCTGGCCATCTTCCACCTGGCCTACCTGGGCTCCCTGTTTGATGT